GAGTGTTGGTCCATCATCAAGAACAAAGCTTTTTCTCCAGGTGGAGCACCTGAGACTCCAACTATGAAAAATATAGGAGAGCAAATCGCTGTCAAATGTGGAGGTTTGCCGCTCGCAGCTACCTTTTTGGGGGGTCTTATGCGCTCACAAAATGATGAAAGGCATTGGTTGTCTATCAGAGACAACAAAAACTTAGAAACCCCGAAAGATCAAAGTGGTGGGATCATACCCATATTGAAATTGAGTTATGATAATTTGCCTTCTCATTTGAAACAGTGCTTCTCGTATTGCTGTTTATTTCCTAAAGATTGGGAATTTAACAGGGAAAAACTGATTCGACTGTGGATGGCTGAAGGATTCCTTCATTCATGTAATGGAGGAAATCATTTCTCGCTCGAAGATATTGGTAATGATTATTTGCTCAATTTGTTGTCCAACTCTTTCTTTCAAGATGTGAAAATAGATGACCTGGGTGACATTGAGGAGTTCAAGATGGATGATTTAGTACATGATCTTGCACAAAGTGTCATCGGCAGTAATGAAGTCACGATTCTGAATGCAAGTGAAATGCAAAATGATGATGCATCTCAAATTCGTCGTTTACAGTTAattatggaaggagaagaagtatCAACACCAGTTTCTAATGTTTTGATGAATGCAAAGAAACTTCGGACGGTCTTTTTACCATGCTGGGCGCTTTTCTTCCTGGAGTTTTACTAACAAATGTTTACGTGTAATGTATCCGCTTGGTGGTAGACGTCTGACGACTCTGTCATCACCTTTAATACACCTGAGGAACCTTGACCTCAATCATTCAACCATTGAAGATGTTCATGCAGTGTCCATTGGTCAACTTTTCAACCTGCAGACTCTCAGCTTACTTGGTTGCAAGAATGTTGAAAAGGTTATTTGAAAAATTTACGGCATCTAGATCTCCCTTGGTCGGATGTTACAGTGTTACCAGATTCTATACTTAAGCTCACTAATTTGCAGACTGTAGATATTTCTCATACCGGTATCACAAAGTTACCCATAAATATCGAATCTCTCCAAAATCTACAGTCCCTCAATATTTCAAAAACAGATATCACAGAGTTACCTGATTCAATCACTTGCATCTATAATTTAAAGATGTTGGAATTTCGTTTGTGCGCGGGTTTAAGAGTATTGCCATGTAACTTTGGAGCTCTGACACAATTAAGGTCTCTTAATACGACACATTCTGGAATAAGAGAATTGCCGGAGTCTTTGTCTACTAACCTCTGCAAATTAGAGTCGGTGAACCTTGGATACTATTGCAAGATTCCGAAAGATATTAAGAACTGGGTGGAGCTGAGAACTCTCAATTATGACGGAATGGCGCCAAGAGGTATAGAAATGCTAACTCACCTGGAAGTGTTAATTTCTTACGGGGTTAGGAAAGAAGAAGACCGCATCGGAACTAATATCAGTGATTCTAGTGGGATCGAAGAATTAGCAAACCTGAATTCCCTAAGGGAGCTAAAGGTATGTCAGCTAGAGAATGTGAGAGGCAAAATAGATGCCGAGCGTGCGAAGTTCAAAGACAAGCAAAACATTAGAATGCTGGTTCTTTATTGGGAAGACTTGGTTGCTAATAATTCAGATTTGGTGTTAGATGGTCTCCAGCCTCACCCTCATTTGAAAGAACTGAAGATACATGGATTCTCTGGTTTAAAGCTTCCCGAGTGGATGGCTTCATTTTCTTGTCTTCCGAACTTGGTGAAATTGAGTTTATCGAATTTCAAAAGATGCGAGGAACTTCCTGCACTAGGTATGCTCCCATGTCTTAAGCTTCTTTGGATAGATGAAATGAGTTCAGTCAAGTGTTTGGGTGGAGACTTTTATTACCaagaagaagaaagcaaaggTTCTGGGAAAGCTACAGCAGCAGCAGCGTCATTCCTTTCACTAATTGAGTACTTGAGAAATTTAGAAAGATGGGTTACCCCTCCACCACCTCACAACTCCTTCCCCATCATTGAGAATCTATCAGTACACAACTGCAATATGTTGACACGAGTACCAGATTCGCGATTATGGACTTCTCTCCAGAGCTTAAAAATCATGAGATGCAACAAACTGAAGAAATCAATACCGTATGATCTCAAGAAATCCCTCGACTTTATTAAAGAAGTACAGATTTCTTATTAGTGCACCAAATTTCGTTACAACAGGTAATTTACTTACCTCAATTCTAACACTACGCTGGCCATTGGTTTAAATTCTTTTTTCTAAAAATTTGATCATATGCAGACAAAGCTAATTGAGCTGAAAAGAGGGGAAGAAAATGGCGGACCGAGTGAATGTTTCAAGGTTTGGATGATAATTTTGTGATGCTCAGTGTTTCAAATTAATTTAGGTTTCCAACTGAAAAAGTGAGTACGTATATTTCTTCTATGCTCAAAACAATAGGATATGGTGGCATTCTCATGCTGCGTTTATGATGGTGGGGCGACTGAAAATTTGGAAATGGAAGCTGCTCGTGAAAAAGTCTGGAGGGACAAGTTGAAACGCAGAAATTGCATAattatgttggttaaacttcaacatagaagtcactaacaagttggttaggacaagattaggaaattgatgtaatcctaagggaattagaagtcatctagttctaagaaaaggaaagacatgtaataaggtaataggactaggaaaaggaattcatagttctatatatatatgatcaccaaagttgtggttgatcatatgagcaagattagagcttgtgtttagttttgagagattttctaaacatcaataaagagagttgtctttatataagctaagtttcatcttgcagttgccattaagtggtatcagagcttgtttctgagccatggcaaacgaaaccaccattgtgggtgcaaaacagttcacgccaccatcaatacaagttccaatcctcaatgacacaaactacacagtatgggccatgggaatgaaggtactgatgaaagtctacaaagtttgggaaacaattgatcctggtacattggacccagacaaaaacaatgttgccattggattactctttcaagcaataccagcatgtcttgttctacaagttggtgaacatgaaacttcaaagaaaatttgggatgcaataaaggcacgtaatctcggagctgatcgagttaaagaagcccgtctgcaaaccttaatgtctgaatttgaaagagtgaagatgaaagacactgatactattgatagctttgcaggaaagctatcagagatagcctcaaaagctgcgtcacttggacaatccattgatgaagataaactggtaaagaagtttctcaatagtttaccaagatccaagtatattcatatcatagattctctcgaacaagtcttagatttaaagaagactagctatgaagatataattggaagattgaaagcatatgaagaaagaatccttgatgaagaaaacaatggagaaactcaaggaaaactcttgtacacaaactcttaccaacaaaactatgcgacaagaggaagaggtcgtggaagaggtggaagaggaaacagaggccgaggaaggggaggaaggtttaactcacaagataaaacaacaagtcagaatgatcaaaaccaagggaaagaaaagaaggatagatcaaacattatttgttacagatgtgataaaccaggacacttctcctctgtatgccctgaaagaatacaaaagatggaagaaacaaacaatagtgaaacaagggaagcagatacagctcttttcatgcacgaagttgtattcttaaacgaagggaaactaataccaaagaactacgaaccaaaggatggagaagaaggaatctggtatttagataatggagccagcaatcacatgactggtaagagacactacttttctgaactcaatgagaaaatcaaaggacaagtgaagtttggggatggatcttctgtagaaattgaagggaaaggatcaattctatttcagatcaagaccggagaacagaaaacatctacttcatccgaaacttacaaagcaacattttaAGCTTAGGACAagttacagaagttggatgtgatgttagaatgcaacaagattatctaacagttcatgactcaagtggaagacttttagttagagtctcacgctcacagaatagactctacaagataagtctcatgattggaaggccattatgtctgaatatgagactggaagatcagacatggaagtgccatgcaagattaggacacataagtttcagaaccttaaaaactatgtctcagaacaagatggttcgagggctaccacaacaaaacggagtggtggagagtataaacaagactctaatggagatgcaaagaagttctttaaagactatgcaggtacctaattatctatggggagaagctgtacgacactccacatacctaataaacaggatacctacgaaagctctgaaagacatgactccatatgaaagtttgcgaaagagaaagccaaacatagatcatttaagagtgtttggttgcaaagcatacgcaaaagttgattctgcaactcttaagaaactggatgatcgatctcagactcttgtgaatctaggaattgagcctggatccaaagcttacagattattcaatccaacaacgaaaagagtgatagtgagtcgagatgtggtattcgatgaaaaagcaaactggaactggaaagaaactaatgatggaccaagtagggatccagtaatgtttcacatgagatggggacaagtaattgatgaaggagaaggacccataatcatcaataccaatggaaacaatgatgttaatcaagaagaagaagagaataatgaaaacactgagaataacgaagaagtagaagaagaagaagagatcgatgaaataactcaacccattccactgcgaaaatcaacaagacggatacaaaagccacagtatctggaggattatgttcttcaagctgcagaagaatgtgagataatgctactttctgttaatgatgaaccaaggaattttcaggaagcaaatgtctcgactaaatggacaaaagcatgtagagaagaaattatttcaatcaacataaacaagacttggtttctagttgataagccaggtggggtaaaagtgattggtcttaagtggatcttcaaaataaaacggaatgctgatggtactgtcaacaaatataaggcaagacttgtatctaagggatacgttcaagaatcaggcatatactttgatgaagttttcacaccagttgctagactagagaaaattcgtctcttaatagcagaagtaacatcaaactcatgggaaattcaccacttagacgttaagacagcattcttacatggtga
This genomic stretch from Papaver somniferum cultivar HN1 chromosome 5, ASM357369v1, whole genome shotgun sequence harbors:
- the LOC113279899 gene encoding disease resistance protein RGA2-like, translated to MGGLGKTTLAQSIYKSVEKHFLYRIWVCVSDEFDVYDILLKIRESITNSWSKDSTEWDKLKSVLDVGAVGSKIIVTTRKQEVASVVRGIIPPYNLNVLSEAECWSIIKNKAFSPGGAPETPTMKNIGEQIAVKCGGLPLAATFLGGLMRSQNDERHWLSIRDNKNLETPKDQSGGIIPILKLSYDNLPSHLKQCFSYCCLFPKDWEFNREKLIRLWMAEGFLHSCNGGNHFSLEDIGNDYLLNLLSNSFFQDVKIDDLGDIEEFKMDDLVHDLAQSVIGSNEVTILNASEMQNDDASQIRRLQLIMEGEEVSTPVSNVLMNAKKLRTTLSLLGCKNVEKTVDISHTGITKLPINIESLQNLQSLNISKTDITELPDSITCIYNLKMLEFRLCAGLRVLPCNFGALTQLRSLNTTHSGIRELPESLSTNLCKLESVNLGYYCKIPKDIKNWVELRTLNYDGMAPRGIEMLTHLEVLISYGVRKEEDRIGTNISDSSGIEELANLNSLRELKVCQLENVRGKIDAERAKFKDKQNIRMLVLYWEDLVANNSDLVLDGLQPHPHLKELKIHGFSGLKLPEWMASFSCLPNLVKLSLSNFKRCEELPALGMLPCLKLLWIDEMSSVKCLGGDFYYQEEESKGSGKATAAAASFLSLIEYLRNLERWVTPPPPHNSFPIIENLSVHNCNMLTRVPDSRLWTSLQSLKIMRCNKLKKSIPYDLKKSLDFIKETKLIELKRGEENGGPSECFKDMVAFSCCVYDGGATENLEMEAAREKRFDIVNGVVEVNGVTKEVEADKEADKDTEDCVLAVEKGVPDFWLNAMKTNEITDHVDEGAMKYLKDIKWCRNCTYISFFVT